TTTTCTGCTGCCTGAAGCAATCTCACATTCCATCTTCCTAGGCAGATACTAATGGGGcctaataagaaaaattaatctGAGAGAGTTCcatcacattttgaaattaaattggtGGGACAAATTAGGAGACCTTAAAGTGGTCACAGTACTGACCGCTGTCACATAGTGGTTTGAGGCCTCTAACATCTGACTGGCTGCATATGCAGACTAAACAGAGTCATACCTTGATCACGGTAGATAGTGCATTTTTGAGAATATTCCACACTAAATGATTCATTTAATATAgataaatttacaatttattggTGTACTAAAGGATTCATTCGACAATCAAACATACTTATATATAACATCTTTCTTATCAGCTACAGTTTGCAATTCCAGCATTACAGGACATTGAAGCCACGAGCTTAGTAATTCTTCAGTGTATCCTATTAAGAAGTACATTTTCCGAGGTAAGATTCCCTGGCGAATAAGAGCAGCAATTCTTATAATATTATGTTGTCGTTTTATGATCACCTCTGATAAAACGAGGTTATGCCATGTCCCAGTCATGAACTTCCGGATAAACAAGTCCTCCACAGCTGTTTCTGCAGGACGTAAACCACCAACAAGGTTACCTATCAAAAGAAAGAGAATACTCTAGGTTAAGATTTGATAATAAACATATGCAGAAGGATAAGGAGATCTAATATCAGATTTTCATGATGACCATTATCATTTGAGATATCCACTTTTGGTGGCTTATGTTTAATTATGTCCATTGTCATCGTGCAGCATCGTTGAGATTAAAAAGACGAGGAGcaaaaagggtttttttttaccaCCCAACACTTTGCACTACCTTCGCCATTAATTTCAAATGCTAATAATATGCAAGCCATGCATCAGTTTAGTAAAAGAAGAGAAAACTAAACTGTACAACATTCCGGCAAAACGAAGTctgattatttttcaatatttccccagGAAAACACAAATTCGTCTTCACTTACTGGTATTGAAAGAATTCCAAGATTTTCTGTGGGCAATTTGGTGTGGTGGGTTGGCCATTTCATACGTCAACGGGCGATCACCCTTAACCGTAACTTTGTAGCGGCCGGATTGAGACTTCATGACCACAGATCCAGTATGCACGGGTCGGCATATTTTCATGAATGTATCCCGAAAAAGGCAAACTCGAGCAATCTATCGAAAAAGAAAACTTTCTCATTGAGTAATACGTCTAAAATTAACACGCCAGTCTACTCATGGAAGAAGATATATCGTTACAGAAGTGAGATAAATCATTAAGGTTTTTGATCAATTTTCCAGAAATCTTGTCAAAATTGATACTtcgattaattaatgaaaaaataccattcattACATCCATAACGCAAATCGTATCAGTAGAATTAATCGAAATCGCGTGGGAATAAATTACCTGCGAAGTCAGAGACATGTTGAGATCTCCTTCATGCGCTCGTACGATACGAAACTGGTGAATAAATACTGCAACTCCCGTATTGTGCTAACAATTTAATGTATTCATGCCTCTCTTGCCATTCAAACAAAGCAGTATATTATTTTACGCTCTAATTGTTTATACGAGGTGAAACCATCGTGAACAGCTGTTTATAGCGCGCTATTCTGATATCAACTGTTTTCGGGAGAAGCGGCTGATATGATTTCACTGACGCAAGCTGCATGCTGCAGACGTGACATTTTTGTGATTGGAGAAATACTATTCTAGACAGAGAAGGGTGTAATGTGGGCTAGTTTTGATTCAGATTGATAAATAGAGCATCTTATCTTTGATTGATAGAGCATAAGCTTTGCAACAGCATATTCATGAGTTTGTAATAATGCTATTCTGTCGTTACTTACTTTAAGAGATTGTACaccaagaataaaaaatgataccTTCATATCTCAACGGTATTTCACGTACATGTTTCCATCATTAAAGGCTATAGGTATCTATACTGGGAGTAGAGTTTACCGATGATGATGTTATTCTGGGTAATACCCTGTCAGCCATAAGATTCCAATTTAAATTCTGGCGATTGTTACATTTCATCTTATTGTAGTTcaattgaaatacatatatacattaaaAGTTGTGGGAGTGAAAACACCTCACCTTTTTCATATTCTGTTAGGTATAATTTTAAGTTAATacactaaatttatttaaatcctgCGCCGTCCTATGTTTCAATAGGTATATGCCTCAATAATGCTAGCGTAACGTAATATTTCAGTACTCTTTAGACGTAAGGGTGGACTCCTTGATTTAGGAAAATTTTAGCAAATCTATATCCTCTAAGGCTATCAGGGGAAACAGATGCTTCGGTAGTTCATGTGCTGGAGCACTTTGGGTGAATTTTCAaggtctgggttcgaatcctggtcaaagcaaatgatttttcctttgtggaatttttgcactccCCCTACCTAATTGTCAAATTagacttctcttttcaattcacaGTGATGGCTACTCCCTTTTCTTATAACTATAAATCCTGATCTCTTACTCCTCAACGTACATAACTCTTCCCTCCAACGAGTTTCGTAACTCCCCTT
This genomic interval from Ischnura elegans chromosome 5, ioIscEleg1.1, whole genome shotgun sequence contains the following:
- the LOC124159816 gene encoding 28S ribosomal protein S24, mitochondrial — encoded protein: MSLTSQIARVCLFRDTFMKICRPVHTGSVVMKSQSGRYKVTVKGDRPLTYEMANPPHQIAHRKSWNSFNTSNLVGGLRPAETAVEDLFIRKFMTGTWHNLVLSEVIIKRQHNIIRIAALIRQGILPRKMYFLIGYTEELLSSWLQCPVMLELQTVADKKDVIYKYV